In Erigeron canadensis isolate Cc75 chromosome 6, C_canadensis_v1, whole genome shotgun sequence, the following are encoded in one genomic region:
- the LOC122605102 gene encoding glycosyltransferase-like protein gnt14 gives MVEDFFLLNNNNNNNNNNNNNNNNNNNNNKNLIVDNSITLLSGPPSSGKTSLLFQFASNSLHHNNNRSYVTFISSRSKLHNNPPFLSKGIDPSSLDEFNYIQIKYVEDEEGINKFFAAFHMHETFPILVIIDDFGNFFDERNCQQRYRSPRGRELAIVRTLALCRNAVNHANETAPCMLLFSDTHHGDTPKFLHIYKRWVDSVYTIKGDGIGSFILKNNSGLPGSCGLKMAKTKSAKYSIALRDLVLEEISENEEQLYLM, from the exons ATGGTGGAAGACTTCTTCttgcttaataataataataataataataataataataataataataataataataataataataataataaaaatctgATTGTCGATAACTCAATCACCCTCCTCTCCGGCCCTCCCTCTTc GGGGAAGACGTCGTTGCTGTTTCAATTTGCATCCAACTCTCTCCATCATAATAATAACAGATCATATGTTACTTTCATTTCCAGTCGGTCCAAATTACACAACAACCCCCCTTTTCTCTCTAAG GGCATTGACCCATCATCTTTAGATGAGTTTAATTACATCCAAATCAA GTATGTGGAAGATGAGGAAGGGATAAACAAGTTCTTTGCTGCATTTCACATGCATGAGACATTTCCCATtttggttatcattgatgattttGGCAACTTTTTTGATGAAAG AAATTGCCAACAGAGGTACCGCAGTCCTCGTGGAAGAGAATTGGCAATCGTCCGGACTTTAGCTTTGTGTCGGAATGCTGTTAATCATGCAAA TGAAACAGCGCCTTGTATGCTTTTGTTCTCTGACACTCACCATGGTGACACCCCTAAATTTCTTCACATTTACAAGAGATGGGTCGACTCTGTTTACACTATCAAAG GTGATGGAATTGGGTCATTTATTCTCAAAAATAATAGCGGCTTACCAGGTTCTTGTGGCTTGAAAATGGCAAAAACAAAGAGCGCCAAGTATTCCATTGCACTGCGGGATTTAGTTTTGGAAGAAATATCAGAAAACGAAGAACAATTATACCTTATGTAG
- the LOC122605444 gene encoding mitochondrial succinate-fumarate transporter 1: protein MGAAAAAAAADDENESPIKGEKKKTVPAYVKALSGSVGGIVEASCLQPIDVIKTRLQLDRVGAYKGIIHCGNTTLKTEGLRALWKGLTPFATHLTLKYALRMGSNAVFQSAFKDSNTGKISDAGRFVSGFGAGVIEALVIVTPFEVVKIRLQQQKGLSHELLKYKGPIHCAQLIIREEGLLGLWAGAAPTVMRNGTNQAVMFTAKNTFDTLLWRKNEGDGKVLLPWQSMISGFLAGTAGPVCTGPFDVVKTRLMAQSRSGIELKYKGMVHAISTIYSEEGLRALWKGLLPRLMRIPPGQAIMWGVADQVMGFYEKNYIHGLPLKA from the exons ATGGGGGCTGCGGCAgcggctgctgctgctgatgatgaaaatgaaagccCCATAAAAGGAGAGAAGAAGAAAACAGTTCCAGCATATGTAAAAGCATTATCAGGTTCAGTGGGTGGAATCGTTGAAGCATCTTGTCTCCAACCGATCGATGTGATCAAAACTCGTTTACAATTAGATCGAGTGGGTGCTTACAAGGGCATTATCCACTGCGGCAACACCACCCTCAAGACGGAAGGCCTCCGTGCTCTTTGGAAGGGCCTCACCCCATTCGCTACTCATTTGACCCTCAAATACGCACTTCGTATGGGTTCCAATGCTGTTTTCCAATCCGCCTTTAAGGATTCTAATACCGGAAAGATTAGCGACGCAGGCCGCTTTGTTTCCGGCTTCGGTGCCGGTGTTATTGAAGCTCTTGTTATCGTTACCCCCTTTGAG GTAGTAAAAATAAGACTACAACAACAAAAAGGACTGAGCCATGAGCTTCTGAAGTATAAGGGTCCCATCCATTGTGCTCAGCTAATTATCCGTGAAGAAGGCCTACTTGGTCTTTGGGCCGGAGCAGCCCCAACTGTGATGCGCAATGGTACAAACCAGGCGGTTATGTTCACTGCCAAAAACACTTTTGACACATTATTATGGAGAAAAAACGAAGGTGATGGAAAAGTTCTCCTACCGTGGCAGTCTATGATATCTGGATTCCTGGCTGGAACCGCTGGTCCTGTTTGCACAGGTCCGTTTGATGTAGTTAAAACACGGCTAATGGCTCAAAGTCGGTCTGGAATTGAATTGAAGTATAAAGGAATGGTTCATGCGATCTCGACTATATATAGCGAAGAAGGCCTACGTGCACTATGGAAGGGTCTGCTTCCACGGTTAATGCGGATACCGCCCGGGCAGGCAATTATGTGGGGTGTCGCTGACCAGGTGATGGGCTTTTATGAGAAGAACTACATTCATGGTTTACCATTAAAGGCATAA